The Xiphias gladius isolate SHS-SW01 ecotype Sanya breed wild chromosome 4, ASM1685928v1, whole genome shotgun sequence genome includes a window with the following:
- the LOC120789383 gene encoding G-protein coupled receptor family C group 6 member A → MILSSVLACVDGCDVAQPICGAHAPGDVVIGILLPCHRKVKAVQERIKPESYYCSDFDLPSFLKSLAIIHEIEQINAAGFLPGVRLGYLMCDTCSYASKALQNVGHMLAVNGSLNVECNYTDFRPTTKIILGALYSEESVALARLLNVYMVPLLSSTSSSAELSDKLRYPVFMRTIPSDTHQTKALTKMMHHYHWNWVGVVYGDDEYGKAAFQSFFRDAEENHVCLAYQEVLPHYLDHSSSEQRIQQVAQKIRSSSAQVVLLILKAELVEVLFKEMIRTNTSKTWIASDAWSRSWSLAKMDGINSVGDILGFTFVVGKSESFDNYLKNLTATPGGYNHFIEEYKYLRFNCSTECFSNKPPNYCPSPDLLKIKSGNACSFKEPGEQNDDYLVTDVDTSETFLNRVAVWAVANALKKLLKCNSSSCSGEINFPPWKLLKELKEVKFKLDNQNFYFDKNGDFVNGYDLIIWKKYGHHRRFHRTGRYHVIDEKIELLENVIWLATGNITTPQSRCSESCPRGWVKKILNVSCCYNCTKCVEGTYSDGLDLNFCKKCPNGSWSLKGWDHCQPRKESYLRWRDPHPIAMMAAAAFGILLLLVTLVIFLVYRDSPPMKRAEVRLSCVMMAGLAVSFASVLCFMGKPNVHLCRARQVMYAMGFTLCVSCILVKAYRTFLAFLPFGQITNRQLHRLYKPPVIVILITTLQGIICLLWLIWDSPDVDDTPPSPQSMKNIIQCSEGKRYIGFGIMLSYIALLALIGFLLAFKGRKVPQEFSETGYIIFSMLMYLFVWVCFIPVYITTNEEGTPVQASAILVSSYGIIFCHFLPKCYEALWGSNTNTLERILRRWRVFSSESLDSETCTDTYIDILGMNTPSQKSDRFSLSSTSTIPKSEVSPTPSKVSPTDSGLVEIHKPCEKSYSYALSNRLGTKVTWRRRSISF, encoded by the exons ATGATTCTGAGCAGCGTCCTGGCCTGTGTGGATGGATGTGACGTCGCTCAGCCCATTTGTGGGGCCCATGCCCCTGGGGATGTTGTTATAGGAATACTGTTGCCGTGTCATCGTAAAGTGAAGGCAGTTCAAGAACGGATTAAACCTGAAAGCTACTACTGCTCAGA ttttgatctGCCATCATTTCTGAAATCCTTGGCTATAATCCATGAAATTGAGCAGATAAATGCTGCTGGTTTCCTCCCAGGAGTGCGTCTTGGATATTTGATGTGTGACACATGCTCATATGCAAGCAAAGCACTGCAAAATGTGGGGCACATGCTCGCAGTCAACGGCTCTCTAAATGTAGAGTGCAACTACACCGACTTCAGGCCCACAACCAAGATTATTTTAGGAGCACTATACTCTGAGGAGTCCGTTGCTTTGGCCAGACTGCTAAATGTGTACATGGTCCCACTA CTGAGCAGCACATCATCCTCAGCGGAACTGAGTGATAAGCTGCGCTATCCAGTTTTTATGCGTACTATTCCCAGTGATACTCATCAGACCAAAGCACTGACCAAAATGATGCATCACTATCACTGGAACTGGGTCGGGGTTGTGTATGGGGACGATGAATATGGCAAAGCAGCTTTCCAGAGCTTCTTCAGGGATGCTGAGGAAAATCATGTGTGCTTGGCCTACCAGGAGGTGTTGCCTCATTACCTCGATCATTCATCCAGCGAGCAACGTATCCAGCAGGTCGCTCAGAAGATCCGTTCTTCCAGTGCCCAGGTGGTACTGCTAATCCTCAAGGCAGAGCTGGTGGAGGTCCTCTTTAAAGAAATGATCAGGACCAACACATCAAAGACCTGGATTGCCAGTGATGCCTGGTCCAGGAGCTGGTCCCTTGCCAAGATGGATGGCATTAACAGTGTTGGGGACATCTTGGGCTTCACCTTTGTTGTAGGGAAGAGTGAATCATTTGATAATTATTTGAAGAATCTTACAGCAACCCCAGGAGGATACAACCACTTCATTGAGGAATACAAGTACCTGAGATTCAACTGTTCCACTGAATGCTTCTCAAATAAACCTCCAAACTATTGTCCCTCACCTGatctgctgaaaataaaatccgGCAATGCATGCAGTTTCAAGGAACCCGGAGAGCAAAATGATGACTATCTTGTGACAGATGTGGACACAAGTGAAACCTTCCTAAATAGAGTTGCGGTGTGGGCTGTAGCAAATGCTCTCAAAAAGCTGCTAAAGTGTAACAGCTCCTCATGCTCAGGAGAGATTAACTTCCCACCATGGAAG CTCCTTAAAGAATTGAAGGAGGTTAAGTTCAAGCTTGACAACCAGAATTTCTACTTTGACAAAAATGGTGATTTTGTAAACGGGTATGATCTGATTATATGGAAAAAGTATGGACACCACAGAAGATTTCATAGAACTGGGAGATACCATGTCATCGATGAAAAAATAGAACTGCTGGAAAATGTCATCTGGCTTGCAACAGGCAATATCACG ACCCCTCAGTCTAGATGCTCAGAGAGCTGCCCCCGTGGCTGGGTAAAGAAGATCTTGAATGTATCCTGCTGTTACAACTGCACCAAATGTGTGGAGGGGACCTACTCGGATGGCTTGG ACCTTAATTTCTGCAAAAAGTGTCCCAATGGAAGTTGGTCTCTCAAGGGGTGGGATCACTGCCAGCCAAGAAAGGAATCCTACCTGCGATGGAGAGATCCTCATCCCATCGCCATGATGGCAGCTGCAGCCTTTGGCATTTTGCTGTTGCTGGTTACCCTAGTTATCTTTCTGGTGTACAGAGATTCCCCACCTATGAAAAGAGCTGAGGTGAGATTGTCCTGCGTGATGATGGCTGGTCTGGCAGTGAGCTTTGCAAGTGTGCTGTGCTTCATGGGCAAGCCTAATGTACACCTCTGCCGGGCCCGCCAGGTGATGTATGCCATGGGCTTCACCTTGTGTGTGTCCTGCATCCTAGTAAAGGCCTATCGAACTTTCCTGGCTTTCCTTCCCTTTGGTCAAATAACAAACAGGCAACTACACAGACTTTACAAGCCACCTGTAATTGTTATCCTGATAACTACTCTCCAAGGGATCATCTGTCTTCTCTGGCTGATCTGGGATTCTCCTGATGTTGATGACACACCTCCATCTCCACAAAGCATGAAAAACATAATCCAGTGTAGTGAAGGTAAGAGATACATAGGTTTTGGCATTATGTTGAGTTACATAGCTCTACTAGCACTGATTGGCTTCCTTTTGGCCTTCAAAGGCAGAAAGGTCCCTCAGGAGTTCAGTGAGACAGGCTATATCAtttttagcatgctgatgtaCTTGTTCGTATGGGTGTGTTTTATCCCGGTCTATATTACCACCAATGAAGAGGGCACTCCTGTGCAGGCTTCAGCCATTCTAGTATCCAGCTATGGCATTATCTTCTGCCATTTTTTACCCAAGTGCTATGAAGCACTTTGGGGGTCAAATACTAATACGCTGGAGAGGATTCTGAGAAGATGGCGAGTCTTCTCCAGTGAAAGTCTTGATTCAGAGACATGCACGGACACATACATAGATATCCTCGGAATGAACACACCCTCACAAAAGAGTGACAGGTTTTCCTTATCAAGCACATCAACTATACCGAAGAGCGAGGTCAGCCCTACACCAAGCAAGGTCAGTCCTACTGATTCTGGGCTGGTTGAAATACATAAGCCCTGTGAAAAGAGTTATTCCTATGCACTGTCTAACAGGCTAGGAACAAAAGTGACATGGAGACGTAGGAGCATATCTTTCTAA